In Catenulispora sp. EB89, the genomic window CGTGCGCCGGGTGTCCTCCATCTCCGGAAGCATCCCGTGGAACACGTACTACCTCGAAGACGTCGTCGGCGATCCGCCGTACCGCCAGCCGTATCCGGTGACAGCGGCCGCCAGCAAAGACGGCGGCTGGGTCCGGTGGAACTTTCTGTAGACGAGAGCGAGGGAAGTCATGACTGAGATCGACAGCGTGCAACAGAAAGTCCAGGGCTACTTCAGCGCTCGTTCCGGACGCAACTACATCCGGCTCCTGGACACCCCGCGGATCTGGGGGATGCCGTTCGGCCCGGCCATCATGGACCAGGCCTGGGCGCGGCAGGCCGACTTCGAGCGGGCGCTGGAGGAGTGCGTCCAGAAGTCGTTCTACCGCTGCGACATCTCGTCGCTGAACTGCCCGGACCCGGACTGGGCCGGCATCATCATCGGCGCGATGGACACCGCGCTGAGCGCGAAGTCGGGACGGCCCGGCCCGACGCAGTTCCGGTTCCTGTTCGGCCAGACGCCGATGGTGCCGGTCGGCGAGCCGACCAACTACACGCTCTTCAAGCAGGCCCTCATCCGCCTGGTGCGGGACCGGGGCTCGGCCTGGGAGAAGCTGCCCGACATCTGGCTGGGCCGGTTCTACCGGCTGCGCGAGGGCTTCCTGGACGCGCTCCAGCTGAAGGTCTTCGGCAACGACAGCATGTTCTCCAGCGACGACACCAAGATGACCTGGAACCACTCCAAGATCGTGGTCGTCGACGGGACCACCGCGCTGGCCGGCGGCCACAACCTGAACATGGACCTGTTCCGGAGCTACCCGCCGGTCCACGACGTGTCGGTCGTCGTCCACGGCCCGGGCGCGGCCGGCGCCCAGAGCTACCTGGACCAGCTGTGGGCGGTCGGCAACGACCTGCTGAGCTCCGAGCAGCTGGACCCGGGGAAGCTGACCTGGAACAACCGCGACCCCGCCACGTCGCGGCCGGCGAACCCGCTCACCGCACCGGCGGCCGTCCAGTACGTCAGCGACCACCAGACCGCGATCGTCAAGCTGCACGACGGCGATCCCAAGCCCGCCCCGCCGATCGTGCCGCCGCCCGGCCCGGCGCCCGGCGACATCCGCGGCCAGGACCTGGCGACGGTCCCGGAGCTCACCGTGAGCCCCTTCCCGATCCGCGTCATGTACCCCGAGTACGACGCGCTCACCGAGTACAAGCTGGCGACCGGCATGCTGGCCGTGGGCAAGTACTGGCGCAGCGGCACGGACTTCCAGAACGGGTCCGAGCTGATGAAGCAGCAGCTGATATCGGGCGCGAAGCGCTCGATCAGGATGTCGCAGATGGACCTCATCAGCGCCTGGAAGAAGAACTGGTCGGACCACGTGGTCTGCCAGTGGCTGATCCAGGCTCTGATGGCCACCAAGGGACTGACGGTGCAGGTCGTCGTCTCTCCCCTGGACGCCGGCGCCGGCGCGGAGGGCGACCAGTACTCGTTCGGGTCCGGAGCCGTCCGTACCTTCGACCTGATCAAGTACTACATGACGCACGACGTCCAGTCCGACGCCGTGCTCCCCGACCCGGGCGGCGCCCGCGCCGAGGCCTTGAGCCGGCTGTCCGTGGCACCTCTCTATTACACCGACGCCGTTCCTTCGACGAGCAACGTCGAGGGCGACACCTACAAGTGGCCCGACCTTCCCAAGGACGGATACACGGCCACCCTCAAGCAGCCGCCGCTGAGCGAGCAGCCCCCGAAGCAAGGGGTGATCGGCAGCGCCGCGACGTCCGTCCTGAATGCGAGCGGCTACATCTACACCAAGGTCCCGTCCGCCCCCGGCAACCACGCCAAGCTGACGATCATCGACGACGAGGCGTACGTCGTCGGGTCGGACAACCTGTACCCGGGCTCGCTGTCGGAGTTCAACTACCTCATCGAGGGCCCGGAGGCGGTGGGCGAACTGCTCAAGTCCTACTGGGAGCCGCTGTGGAAGTACGCCGGCCCGCACGCCCGGACGGAGAGCAACGACCCGGCGGCCCCGGCGGTGCGGCTCGGACCGGCCGGCGCCCAGGGGAGCCCGTTCGACGACACGGCCTCGACCCAGCGCATCGCGGGCCTCGACGTGTACCACGGCGAGATCGTCGACGGCATCCAGGCCACGCACGGCGACGGGACCGTCGACCCGCTCCGCGGCGGCAACGGGGTGCCGGTGGGCAGCGCGCCGAAGACCACGCTCACCTTCAGCGAGACGGACCCGCTGGTCGGGATCTCCGGCGAGTGGGGGACGTGGTACGGCGGGCGGTACATCAGCAAGATCCAGTTCCACCAGCGCAGCGGCGCCGTCAGCGCGGTCTTCGGCAGCGGGGCGTCGGTCTCGGGTGCCCAGACCTTCGACCTGCGTGCTCCCAGCCCGCAGAGCCAGGAGGTGACGGGCTTCTTCGGGTCGTCCGCGGCGGCGAACAACAACACCGCGCACTGCCTGGGGTCCATCGGGATCGTCGTCCGATAGTCCGGTGAACGTCGAGTAGCCCAGCGAACGTCGAAGCGGCGCGCCTCCCGAGGACTCGGGAGGCGCGCCGCTTCTCTTCTCTGCCCGGGTTCGGCAGGCAGCTGCGATCAGGCGTCCTTCGGGGCGCGGGTCGGGTCGTCGACCGTCGGCCAGGCGCCGTCGCGCCGCGCCTGCTTGACGTCCTCGACGTACTCGCGGCTGAACATCGCCGCCAGCATCGCCACGCCGCCGCGAGCCACGCGCACCTCGCCGCTGTGGATCCGGCCGGTCAGCCGGACCCGGCGGACGTCGGCGGCGGAGACGATGCCGTTGCGCTCGTTCTGCTGTCCGACGCCGTCCTTCACCTTTCCGCTGCCGCTCCAGACGATGTCCCGCTGGTCGACGACCGCGTCGTCGGGCAGCAGCAGCTTCACCATGGCGCGGTCCAGGTCGAGGTCGACGACCAGCTCGCCGGCCGGCAGCTGCGGGGAGCGCAGGTCGAGCACGACCGAGCCGCGGCGGGCGCGGACCTCGAAGCGCTCGGCGCTGGTCCAGTTGCCCAGGCGCTTGGCCGAGGTGTGGTCGACGTGCAGGCGGACCGGCTCGGCGGCCGCGTCGGCGACGGTGCGGGTGGTGGCGGTGGCGATCGTGCTGGTCATGGTGGGTGCTCCTCGGGATCTGCCCTCAGTGAGGGACCGGGGTGGTTCGTTCCGATGACTCGATAGTTGCACTGACACTAGTTGCCTGTCAACTAGAGTCCTTGAAACTAGTCTCTCGGTGGCTATGATGACGGCATGGCAGCCCAGAACCCCTCGCCCGCCGCGACGCGCCGCTCCCCGCTGGCGCTCGCGGTCCTCGCCCTGCTCGGCTACAAGCCCCTGCACCCGTACGGCGTG contains:
- a CDS encoding phospholipase; amino-acid sequence: MTEIDSVQQKVQGYFSARSGRNYIRLLDTPRIWGMPFGPAIMDQAWARQADFERALEECVQKSFYRCDISSLNCPDPDWAGIIIGAMDTALSAKSGRPGPTQFRFLFGQTPMVPVGEPTNYTLFKQALIRLVRDRGSAWEKLPDIWLGRFYRLREGFLDALQLKVFGNDSMFSSDDTKMTWNHSKIVVVDGTTALAGGHNLNMDLFRSYPPVHDVSVVVHGPGAAGAQSYLDQLWAVGNDLLSSEQLDPGKLTWNNRDPATSRPANPLTAPAAVQYVSDHQTAIVKLHDGDPKPAPPIVPPPGPAPGDIRGQDLATVPELTVSPFPIRVMYPEYDALTEYKLATGMLAVGKYWRSGTDFQNGSELMKQQLISGAKRSIRMSQMDLISAWKKNWSDHVVCQWLIQALMATKGLTVQVVVSPLDAGAGAEGDQYSFGSGAVRTFDLIKYYMTHDVQSDAVLPDPGGARAEALSRLSVAPLYYTDAVPSTSNVEGDTYKWPDLPKDGYTATLKQPPLSEQPPKQGVIGSAATSVLNASGYIYTKVPSAPGNHAKLTIIDDEAYVVGSDNLYPGSLSEFNYLIEGPEAVGELLKSYWEPLWKYAGPHARTESNDPAAPAVRLGPAGAQGSPFDDTASTQRIAGLDVYHGEIVDGIQATHGDGTVDPLRGGNGVPVGSAPKTTLTFSETDPLVGISGEWGTWYGGRYISKIQFHQRSGAVSAVFGSGASVSGAQTFDLRAPSPQSQEVTGFFGSSAAANNNTAHCLGSIGIVVR